One stretch of Thermanaerosceptrum fracticalcis DNA includes these proteins:
- a CDS encoding DUF881 domain-containing protein — protein MRKWLVPITLVCIISGFFLAFQLKVQASNTTINPLSQKNTNLVTIIKDLEKEIKIQENQIERTRNDLNALQNQQSSRKLQELKNQLDRLKVMAGLTPVVGNGIIIVIDDNKAGLKANPNDDPNKYIVHYEHILNLVSELKVGGAEAISVNGQRLITTSEIRCVGNVILVNTTRIAPPFEIRAIGSPKLLAEIVTNGELELLKSSNYPVTLQEETELIIPAYKGELQFNYSQPAKEG, from the coding sequence ATGCGTAAATGGCTGGTACCAATAACCTTAGTCTGTATTATTTCCGGTTTCTTTCTGGCCTTCCAGCTCAAGGTACAGGCCAGCAATACTACTATCAATCCCCTTAGCCAGAAAAATACAAACCTGGTCACCATCATTAAAGATTTGGAAAAAGAAATAAAAATCCAGGAAAACCAGATTGAAAGAACCCGTAACGATCTTAACGCCCTGCAGAACCAGCAAAGCAGCAGAAAACTGCAAGAGCTGAAAAACCAGCTTGACAGATTGAAAGTAATGGCAGGACTGACACCCGTAGTGGGGAACGGAATTATTATTGTTATTGATGATAATAAAGCAGGTCTCAAGGCCAACCCTAATGATGACCCCAATAAATATATCGTGCATTACGAACACATCCTCAATCTGGTGAGTGAACTGAAAGTCGGGGGAGCAGAAGCCATTTCCGTGAATGGTCAGAGACTGATCACAACTTCGGAAATTCGTTGTGTGGGTAACGTAATCCTCGTAAACACCACCAGAATTGCTCCGCCTTTTGAGATTCGTGCCATTGGAAGCCCCAAGCTCCTGGCCGAAATTGTGACCAACGGTGAATTGGAACTTTTAAAATCTTCGAATTATCCTGTAACTTTGCAGGAGGAAACTGAACTCATCATCCCCGCCTACAAGGGAGAACTTCAATTCAACTACTCCCAGCCGGCAAAGGAGGGCTAA
- a CDS encoding small basic family protein — translation MWLLPVLGLIIGAMIGSAITFQVPLIYVKYMSIAVLASLDSVFGGIRAVLEDHFDGTILLTGFFTNALLAAFLAYMGDRLGVDLYYAAVFAFGVRLFQNLAIIRHNLLTRYRKKRKPEPR, via the coding sequence ATGTGGCTTCTGCCTGTTCTAGGTTTAATTATAGGTGCCATGATTGGTTCCGCCATTACCTTCCAGGTACCTCTTATCTATGTTAAATACATGTCTATCGCGGTTTTAGCCTCTCTGGACTCTGTTTTCGGCGGGATACGGGCGGTATTAGAAGACCATTTCGACGGAACCATTCTCTTAACAGGATTTTTCACCAATGCCCTGCTGGCTGCCTTCCTGGCTTATATGGGAGACCGCCTGGGTGTAGATTTATATTATGCTGCCGTGTTTGCTTTTGGCGTACGTCTTTTTCAAAACCTGGCTATCATCAGACACAATTTATTGACAAGGTATCGCAAGAAAAGAAAACCCGAACCGAGGTGA
- a CDS encoding DUF881 domain-containing protein, which yields MKKNHWQIPITLVFLLLGILLSVQFHAQSRVTSDLTMQRTEDLIAMVRGLSDKRQKLALEISDLSSQLYSQLQSDQDEKKLMTSLRNELEKLQIVTGGTALKGPGLEVTIDQNAPILYIDLISIVNELWGAGAEAVEINGHRMTANSAIFYGEDEQAMYITVNNHRLQFPIVIKALGNPNNLEKGLTIPGGIMDNLALFKAFPRLKQMESLTIAPLNDPPVFHFLREYKPPETPGNQEPNKPAA from the coding sequence GTGAAAAAAAACCATTGGCAAATACCGATAACCTTGGTTTTCCTGCTTTTGGGTATTTTACTTTCGGTACAATTTCATGCCCAAAGCCGCGTTACCAGCGACCTTACCATGCAGAGAACAGAAGACCTCATTGCCATGGTACGTGGTCTTTCTGATAAGAGACAAAAACTAGCCCTCGAAATTAGCGACCTGAGTTCCCAGTTGTACTCTCAACTGCAAAGTGACCAGGACGAGAAAAAATTAATGACCAGCCTCAGGAACGAGTTGGAAAAGCTGCAGATCGTTACTGGAGGTACAGCTTTAAAAGGACCTGGGTTAGAGGTAACCATTGACCAAAACGCACCCATTCTCTATATCGATTTAATTAGCATTGTTAACGAGTTATGGGGTGCCGGAGCAGAAGCTGTGGAAATAAACGGGCACCGCATGACGGCTAATTCGGCAATTTTTTATGGGGAAGATGAACAGGCCATGTATATTACCGTCAATAATCACCGATTGCAATTTCCCATCGTGATTAAGGCTTTGGGTAATCCTAACAACCTGGAGAAAGGCCTGACTATTCCCGGGGGCATCATGGACAATTTAGCTCTCTTTAAAGCCTTCCCCCGGCTAAAACAGATGGAGTCTCTAACCATTGCTCCATTAAATGACCCGCCTGTTTTTCATTTCCTTCGGGAGTATAAACCTCCAGAAACACCGGGTAATCAGGAGCCCAACAAACCTGCCGCATAA
- a CDS encoding amidohydrolase family protein, which produces MKEMTRRQFLLGLGAVAAATLLTMGWDTHEAIPQEGALSSASPQPIDCDWIIDHVRIVDGTGSPAFMGKVAVKGDKIVAVGDFMSSPGTKTIDGKNYALAPGFIDIHTHTESYFYSGESMAAFLSQGVTTQVGGNCGRSPRDIAGFLKSSQGRSMNYGLLIGYRTLLELVQGVPRAGRVTPAELGQMQEHLHKGLSAGALGLSIGLEYWPQNFATTHDLIILCEVVKEHGGFYATHIRSEYDKVLQAVEETVEIGLKSGVAVQYSHIKAGYPQNWPKFARVLDMLAEANKSGLDMRADVYPYTFSGNDIGTKPLRHSISVENLEAALIHPHVFYASDSGIYTGGRATHPRAYGTYPRFLGHFVREKGLLPLEKAVAKMTHEPARRLKLQDRGLIRPGYKADLVLFDEQRVMDKATYEKPVAFSEGIEKVWVNGVLAWNEQKVTGSTSGQFLKLTS; this is translated from the coding sequence ATGAAAGAAATGACTAGACGCCAGTTCTTGTTAGGTCTGGGGGCTGTGGCTGCGGCTACTCTTTTAACCATGGGCTGGGATACCCATGAGGCCATTCCCCAGGAAGGCGCTTTATCTTCAGCTTCACCACAACCTATAGATTGTGATTGGATTATTGACCATGTTAGGATAGTTGATGGGACGGGTAGCCCTGCCTTTATGGGTAAAGTGGCAGTAAAGGGTGACAAGATTGTGGCTGTGGGTGACTTTATGTCCTCACCGGGTACGAAAACAATAGATGGAAAAAATTATGCATTAGCTCCGGGATTTATTGATATTCATACGCACACGGAATCTTATTTCTACAGTGGCGAGAGTATGGCTGCTTTTTTATCACAAGGGGTAACAACTCAAGTGGGCGGAAACTGCGGGCGTTCACCCCGTGATATCGCAGGGTTTCTGAAGAGCAGCCAGGGAAGATCCATGAACTACGGCCTGTTAATAGGATACAGGACTTTACTGGAGTTGGTACAGGGTGTGCCCCGGGCCGGAAGAGTTACCCCCGCGGAACTTGGACAGATGCAGGAACATTTACATAAGGGCCTTTCGGCAGGTGCCTTGGGGTTATCAATAGGTCTCGAGTACTGGCCGCAGAATTTCGCCACAACTCACGACTTAATAATCCTTTGCGAGGTCGTCAAGGAACATGGTGGTTTTTACGCAACCCATATTCGCAGTGAATATGATAAGGTGCTGCAAGCGGTGGAAGAGACCGTGGAAATCGGTCTTAAATCGGGGGTAGCTGTACAATACAGCCATATTAAGGCCGGCTATCCCCAAAACTGGCCGAAATTTGCCAGGGTCCTGGACATGCTGGCAGAGGCTAATAAATCAGGCTTAGATATGAGAGCCGATGTTTATCCCTATACTTTTTCCGGTAATGATATTGGCACAAAACCCCTGCGTCATTCTATTAGCGTGGAGAATCTTGAGGCAGCCCTTATTCACCCACATGTTTTCTATGCCAGTGACTCAGGCATTTATACGGGGGGACGGGCCACACACCCCCGGGCTTACGGTACATATCCCCGTTTTTTAGGGCATTTCGTTAGAGAAAAGGGGTTACTGCCACTGGAAAAGGCCGTGGCCAAAATGACCCATGAGCCTGCCCGGCGCCTAAAACTGCAGGACCGGGGCTTAATCCGTCCGGGATATAAAGCCGATCTGGTATTATTTGACGAGCAGCGGGTTATGGACAAGGCTACTTATGAGAAACCCGTTGCCTTCTCCGAAGGGATAGAAAAGGTTTGGGTTAACGGTGTCCTGGCTTGGAATGAGCAGAAGGTTACCGGCAGTACCAGCGGCCAATTTCTTAAGCTTACAAGCTAA
- a CDS encoding PAS domain S-box protein: protein MRKFSLKMEPALPRAEMELLAIVKEQGDKTPVRKGLLQSILDNLPFNILVFDENGFIAYANLNFCNLVGYEREEILGLHISEYAEILVPTMPYDFSRLPRILQGEIIAGYHYNLTHLDGTNILVEFNSYPLRTEPEAKPIGCLVVINPTTANVNREK, encoded by the coding sequence ATGCGAAAATTTTCCCTTAAAATGGAACCCGCCCTTCCGCGGGCGGAAATGGAGCTATTAGCCATAGTGAAGGAACAAGGTGACAAGACTCCCGTCAGGAAAGGGCTCTTACAGTCGATTTTAGATAACCTGCCCTTTAACATTCTGGTTTTCGATGAAAACGGCTTTATCGCCTATGCCAATCTTAATTTTTGTAATTTAGTAGGTTATGAGCGTGAAGAAATTCTCGGGCTCCATATCAGCGAATATGCTGAAATACTGGTACCCACCATGCCTTATGACTTTTCCCGGTTACCAAGAATCCTCCAGGGTGAAATTATCGCCGGCTATCACTATAACCTCACTCATTTGGACGGCACCAATATACTGGTGGAGTTTAATTCCTATCCTCTGCGTACAGAGCCAGAAGCCAAACCTATTGGTTGTTTGGTAGTCATTAACCCAACAACAGCAAATGTAAATAGAGAAAAATAA
- a CDS encoding FmdB family zinc ribbon protein, with protein sequence MPTYDFRCLTCNHVFSQKLSFSERKNAACEKCGSKEVEQLFRRCNVLGGTSSVSGDITGGKSACSRTGGCSGCAGC encoded by the coding sequence ATGCCTACTTATGATTTTCGTTGTCTTACTTGTAACCATGTATTTTCACAAAAGCTGTCCTTCAGCGAGAGAAAAAATGCCGCCTGTGAAAAATGCGGCAGCAAGGAAGTAGAACAACTTTTCAGACGCTGCAATGTTTTGGGAGGTACATCTTCAGTTTCGGGGGACATTACCGGTGGTAAGTCGGCGTGTTCCCGGACAGGCGGCTGCAGCGGGTGTGCCGGTTGTTAG
- a CDS encoding M23 family metallopeptidase — protein MLHRKKKPIRKLLLGILGIVSLIILTVIFNPLSPPDYQAISCLDGKFVVRAQEAEKVTGTEWTWLAAYYYVKRDYKTGDPEPTLSELISSAEVLKDSRKARENLGLTKEQWKAVQDYHKRFKRTGYLFSRAYFFPLGNVQPRYEDTWQASREGGKRVHEGTDLFAPQGTEVFAVTNGHIEKMGFNPLGGERIGLRGEDGFYYYYAHLSGYAPNLKSGMKINRGQLLGYVGHTGNAQNTPDHLHFGMCTPYGQWINPYHFLVYWSNQ, from the coding sequence ATGCTGCACCGTAAAAAGAAACCGATCAGGAAATTATTACTGGGCATTCTAGGGATTGTTAGTTTGATTATCCTAACTGTTATTTTTAATCCCCTCTCCCCACCTGATTACCAGGCCATCTCTTGTTTGGATGGAAAATTTGTGGTTCGAGCCCAGGAGGCGGAAAAAGTAACAGGTACAGAATGGACCTGGCTTGCTGCCTATTATTATGTGAAAAGAGATTATAAGACCGGCGATCCGGAACCGACCCTTTCCGAACTCATCAGTTCCGCCGAGGTTTTGAAAGATAGCCGAAAGGCCCGGGAAAATCTCGGACTAACCAAAGAACAATGGAAAGCGGTGCAAGATTACCATAAAAGGTTTAAAAGAACGGGGTATTTATTTTCCCGTGCCTATTTCTTTCCTTTGGGAAACGTTCAACCCCGCTATGAAGATACCTGGCAGGCGTCAAGGGAAGGGGGCAAACGAGTTCACGAAGGAACAGACCTCTTTGCACCCCAGGGGACCGAGGTCTTTGCTGTTACCAATGGCCACATCGAAAAAATGGGGTTTAATCCTCTTGGGGGGGAACGCATCGGCCTCAGGGGCGAAGATGGTTTCTACTATTATTACGCCCATCTCTCGGGCTATGCTCCTAACTTAAAAAGCGGCATGAAAATAAACCGCGGGCAGCTCCTGGGTTATGTTGGTCACACGGGAAATGCCCAAAATACTCCCGACCATTTGCATTTTGGTATGTGTACCCCCTACGGCCAGTGGATAAACCCCTATCATTTTCTTGTCTATTGGTCTAATCAATAG